In Quadrisphaera sp. RL12-1S, a single genomic region encodes these proteins:
- the cysS gene encoding cysteine--tRNA ligase: MPLRLYDTEAAAVRDFVPLRDGAASIYLCGATVQAPPHIGHLRSGVAFDVLARWLEAGHGLDVTFVRNVTDIDDKILTKAADAGRPWWAWAYTHEQAFSAAYDAVGVRRPTYEPRATGHVPEMVELMELLVERGHAYAAPDGSGDVYFDVRSFAEYGALTHVRLDDVAPAEDADPRGKRDPRDFALWKGSKPGEPATASWPTPFGRGRPGWHLECSAMARRYLGDAFDIHAGGLDLRFPHHENEQAQSRAAGLGFASCWLHNGWVTQGGEKMSKSLGNSLQVSTVLETTTPLALRYYLGSAHYRSNLEHSATSLAEAEAAIGRVETFLRRVQPVVQAYAAGRGPSPALRIPPAFAAAMDDDLNVPGALAVLHDTVRAGNVALDAGREQFAVAAANDVTAIVRTLGVDPLDPHWSGASGAAGSAQASALDVLVQAQLDARARARAEKDFVTADAIRDLLSRAGVVVQDSADGARWSLG; encoded by the coding sequence GTGCCACTCCGCCTGTACGACACCGAGGCCGCCGCCGTGCGCGACTTCGTCCCCCTGCGCGACGGAGCGGCCTCCATCTACCTCTGCGGCGCCACCGTGCAGGCGCCGCCGCACATCGGGCACCTGCGCTCGGGCGTCGCCTTCGACGTGCTCGCCCGCTGGCTCGAGGCCGGCCACGGCCTCGACGTCACCTTCGTGCGGAACGTCACCGACATCGACGACAAGATCCTCACCAAGGCCGCTGACGCCGGGCGCCCCTGGTGGGCGTGGGCGTACACCCACGAGCAGGCCTTCAGCGCCGCCTACGACGCCGTGGGCGTGCGCCGGCCCACCTACGAGCCCCGCGCCACCGGGCACGTGCCCGAGATGGTCGAGCTCATGGAGCTGCTGGTCGAGCGGGGCCACGCGTACGCCGCCCCCGACGGCTCCGGTGACGTCTACTTCGACGTCAGGTCGTTCGCCGAGTACGGCGCGCTGACGCACGTCAGGCTCGACGACGTCGCCCCCGCCGAGGACGCCGACCCCCGCGGCAAGCGCGACCCGCGCGACTTCGCCCTCTGGAAGGGCTCCAAGCCCGGCGAGCCCGCCACCGCCTCGTGGCCGACCCCCTTCGGCCGCGGCCGCCCCGGCTGGCACCTGGAGTGCTCGGCGATGGCCCGCCGCTACCTCGGCGACGCCTTCGACATCCACGCCGGCGGTCTGGACCTGCGCTTCCCCCACCACGAGAACGAGCAGGCGCAGAGCCGCGCCGCCGGCCTCGGCTTCGCCTCGTGCTGGCTGCACAACGGCTGGGTCACCCAGGGCGGGGAGAAGATGAGCAAGTCGCTCGGCAACTCCCTGCAGGTCTCCACGGTGCTGGAGACCACCACGCCGCTGGCGCTGCGGTACTACCTGGGCTCGGCGCACTACCGGTCCAACCTGGAGCACTCCGCCACGTCCCTGGCGGAGGCCGAGGCCGCGATCGGCCGCGTGGAGACGTTCCTGCGGCGCGTGCAGCCCGTGGTGCAGGCCTACGCCGCGGGCCGCGGGCCCTCCCCGGCCCTGCGCATCCCCCCGGCGTTCGCGGCCGCCATGGACGACGACCTCAACGTCCCCGGCGCGCTGGCGGTCCTGCACGACACCGTGCGCGCCGGCAACGTCGCCCTGGACGCCGGCCGCGAGCAGTTCGCCGTCGCGGCCGCCAACGACGTCACCGCGATCGTGCGCACCCTCGGCGTCGACCCGCTCGACCCGCACTGGTCCGGGGCCTCCGGCGCCGCCGGCAGCGCCCAGGCGTCCGCGCTGGACGTCCTCGTCCAGGCCCAGCTCGACGCCCGGGCCCGGGCCCGCGCCGAGAAGGACTTCGTCACCGCGGACGCCATCCGGGACCTGCTGTCCCGGGCCGGCGTGGTGGTCCAGGACTCGGCCGACGGCGCCCGCTGGTCGCTGGGCTGA
- a CDS encoding APC family permease: MSTTSQTGQTPPGGGGEGEAALADLGYKQELRRSLSTTDLLVYGLVFMVPIAPWAIYGGVYNSAAGMVPLVYIIGLVAMIFTALAYAQMSRAFPVAGSVYAYVGRGVHPNLGFLAGWTILLDYLLVPTLLYVIAAVSMKGIVPGVPSWVWIVVFLVVNTTINYVGISFTAVVNRIFLLAELLFIVAFVVIAVLAISSGTGGARFTTTPLFNAAEFSPALLATALSIAVLSFLGFDGIATLSEESRGGRSSAGKAMILGLVVVALLFVTQTWLAGMLVPDTASFPEGDATDNAFFNIVQGAAGRGWQVAFLAMNVLAVGIANAVAAQSATARLLFSMARDRRLPGFLAHVNPRNQVPGRAILLVGGLTLVLGLVFNQLGIVAISSLVNFGALTAFLLLHVSVVSYYAVRRRSSNVLLHVVVPVVGFLVIGFVLVNADSTAQIGGLCWLAVGVVVLLVQRARGRSGIEVAPEHAAR; this comes from the coding sequence GTGAGCACCACCAGCCAGACCGGCCAGACGCCGCCGGGCGGCGGCGGCGAGGGGGAGGCCGCCCTCGCCGACCTCGGCTACAAGCAGGAGCTGCGACGCTCCCTGAGCACCACGGACCTGCTCGTCTACGGGCTCGTCTTCATGGTGCCGATCGCGCCGTGGGCCATCTACGGGGGTGTCTACAACTCCGCGGCCGGCATGGTGCCGCTCGTCTACATCATCGGTCTGGTCGCCATGATCTTCACGGCGCTCGCCTACGCCCAGATGTCCAGGGCCTTCCCGGTGGCCGGCTCCGTCTACGCCTACGTCGGCCGTGGTGTGCACCCCAACCTGGGGTTCCTCGCCGGCTGGACGATCCTGCTCGACTACCTGCTGGTGCCGACCCTGCTCTACGTCATCGCCGCGGTGTCGATGAAGGGCATCGTGCCGGGCGTGCCCAGCTGGGTCTGGATCGTCGTCTTCCTCGTCGTCAACACCACGATCAACTACGTCGGCATCTCCTTCACCGCCGTGGTGAACCGCATCTTCCTGCTCGCCGAGCTGCTGTTCATCGTGGCCTTCGTGGTCATCGCCGTGCTGGCGATCAGCAGCGGCACGGGCGGTGCCCGCTTCACGACGACACCGCTGTTCAACGCCGCCGAGTTCAGCCCGGCGCTGCTGGCGACGGCGCTGTCCATCGCGGTGCTGAGCTTCCTCGGGTTCGACGGCATCGCCACCCTGTCGGAGGAGAGCCGCGGCGGGCGCTCGTCCGCCGGGAAGGCGATGATCCTCGGCCTCGTCGTGGTGGCGCTGCTCTTCGTCACCCAGACCTGGCTCGCCGGCATGCTCGTGCCGGACACCGCCTCGTTCCCGGAGGGTGACGCGACCGACAACGCGTTCTTCAACATCGTCCAGGGTGCGGCCGGCCGGGGCTGGCAGGTGGCCTTCCTGGCGATGAACGTGCTGGCGGTGGGCATCGCCAACGCCGTCGCGGCGCAGTCGGCCACGGCGCGCCTGCTGTTCTCCATGGCGCGCGACCGGCGTCTGCCGGGCTTCCTGGCGCACGTCAACCCCAGGAACCAGGTGCCCGGTCGCGCCATCCTGCTCGTGGGTGGGCTGACCCTCGTCCTGGGCCTGGTCTTCAACCAGCTGGGGATCGTGGCCATCAGCTCGCTGGTGAACTTCGGCGCGCTGACGGCCTTCCTGCTGCTGCACGTCTCGGTGGTCTCGTACTACGCCGTGCGCCGGCGCAGCTCCAACGTGCTGCTCCACGTCGTCGTCCCCGTGGTCGGGTTCCTCGTCATCGGCTTCGTGCTGGTGAACGCCGACAGCACCGCCCAGATCGGTGGCCTGTGCTGGCTGGCGGTCGGCGTCGTCGTCCTGCTGGTGCAGCGCGCCCGCGGGCGCAGCGGCATCGAGGTGGCCCCGGAGCACGCCGCCCGCTGA
- a CDS encoding proline iminopeptidase-family hydrolase, protein MPYAIPPADLEGRVPFRGHETWYRVTGRLPGAGEAGAPLPVVVLHGGPGAAHDYTLSMANLATGGRAVVHYDQLGCGRSTHLPEADPASWTVRLFVDELVSLLDHLGLDRVHVVGQSWGGMLGPEFALAHPERVQSLTICDSPASMATWRQAAEELIDALPEPHRSDLLRLEAAGDYAHPDYKAASDVFYARHVCRVQPLPAEVAATFAQIDAEPTVYHAMNGPSEFTITGSNLGWTVEDRLPGITAPTLVVAGAHDEATPATWAPFVERIPDVRSHVFPESSHMPHVEEHASFLEVVGGFIAEHDPRGDQQ, encoded by the coding sequence GTGCCCTACGCCATCCCACCCGCCGACCTCGAGGGCCGGGTGCCCTTCCGCGGTCACGAGACCTGGTACCGGGTCACCGGCCGGCTGCCGGGCGCCGGCGAGGCCGGCGCCCCGCTGCCCGTCGTGGTCCTGCACGGGGGTCCCGGCGCCGCGCACGACTACACGCTGTCGATGGCCAACCTCGCCACCGGCGGCCGCGCCGTCGTCCACTACGACCAGCTGGGCTGCGGTCGCAGCACCCACCTGCCCGAGGCCGACCCGGCCTCCTGGACGGTGCGGCTCTTCGTGGACGAGCTGGTCTCGCTGCTGGACCACCTGGGCCTGGACCGCGTGCACGTGGTGGGCCAGTCGTGGGGAGGCATGCTCGGCCCCGAGTTCGCCCTCGCCCACCCCGAGCGCGTCCAGTCGCTGACCATCTGCGACTCCCCGGCCTCCATGGCCACCTGGCGCCAGGCCGCGGAGGAGCTCATCGACGCCCTGCCCGAGCCGCACCGCTCGGACCTGCTGCGCCTGGAGGCCGCCGGCGACTACGCGCACCCGGACTACAAGGCCGCCAGCGACGTCTTCTACGCCCGCCACGTCTGCCGCGTGCAGCCGCTGCCGGCCGAGGTCGCGGCCACGTTCGCGCAGATCGACGCCGAGCCGACCGTCTACCACGCGATGAACGGGCCCAGCGAGTTCACCATCACCGGCTCCAACCTCGGGTGGACCGTCGAGGACCGCCTGCCCGGCATCACCGCCCCCACCCTCGTGGTGGCCGGCGCCCACGACGAGGCCACGCCCGCCACGTGGGCGCCGTTCGTGGAGCGCATCCCCGACGTGCGCAGCCACGTCTTCCCCGAGTCCAGCCACATGCCGCACGTCGAGGAGCACGCGAGCTTCCTCGAGGTGGTCGGTGGCTTCATCGCCGAGCACGACCCCCGAGGAGACCAGCAGTGA
- a CDS encoding S-(hydroxymethyl)mycothiol dehydrogenase, which yields MPSTVKGVVALSKGAPVELVDVVVPDPGPFEAVVDVQACGVCHTDLHYREGGISDDYPFLLGHEAAGVVSAVGEAVTDVAVGDYVVLNWRAVCGSCRACRRGRPWYCFATHNAEQKMTLADGTPLSPALGIGAFAEKTLVHAGQCTKVDPALPASAAGLLGCGIMAGFGAAVNTGAVTRGDSVAVIGCGGVGDAAIAGAKLAGATTVIAVDVDDRKLEVAKRFGATHTVNSRTGGDAVEQIRALTGGNGADVVVEAVGRPETYKQAFYARDLAGTVVLVGVPTPQMTLELPLLDVFGRGGALKSSWYGDCLPERDFPMLAALALQGRFPLQDFVTETVGLGDVEAAFAAMGRGDVLRSVVVL from the coding sequence ATGCCAAGCACCGTGAAGGGCGTCGTCGCCCTCAGCAAGGGAGCTCCCGTCGAGCTCGTCGACGTCGTCGTCCCCGACCCGGGCCCCTTCGAGGCCGTGGTCGACGTGCAGGCCTGCGGCGTCTGCCACACCGACCTGCACTACCGCGAGGGCGGCATCTCCGACGACTACCCCTTCCTGCTGGGCCACGAGGCCGCTGGCGTGGTCAGCGCCGTGGGCGAGGCCGTCACCGACGTCGCCGTGGGCGACTACGTGGTCCTGAACTGGCGCGCGGTCTGCGGCAGCTGCCGCGCCTGCCGCCGCGGCCGGCCCTGGTACTGCTTCGCCACCCACAACGCCGAGCAGAAGATGACCCTGGCCGACGGGACGCCCCTGTCCCCCGCGCTGGGCATCGGCGCCTTCGCCGAGAAGACGCTCGTGCACGCCGGGCAGTGCACCAAGGTCGACCCGGCCCTCCCGGCGTCCGCGGCCGGCCTGCTCGGCTGCGGGATCATGGCGGGCTTCGGGGCCGCTGTGAACACCGGCGCGGTGACCCGCGGCGACTCCGTGGCGGTCATCGGCTGCGGCGGCGTGGGTGACGCCGCCATCGCCGGCGCCAAGCTGGCGGGCGCCACCACCGTCATCGCCGTCGACGTCGACGACCGCAAGCTCGAGGTCGCGAAGCGCTTCGGCGCCACGCACACCGTCAACAGCCGGACCGGCGGCGACGCCGTCGAGCAGATCCGGGCGCTGACCGGTGGGAACGGCGCCGACGTCGTCGTCGAGGCCGTGGGGCGCCCCGAGACCTACAAGCAGGCGTTCTACGCCCGCGACCTCGCCGGCACCGTGGTCCTCGTGGGCGTGCCGACGCCGCAGATGACGCTCGAGCTGCCCCTGCTCGACGTCTTCGGCCGCGGTGGTGCCCTGAAGTCCAGCTGGTACGGCGACTGCCTGCCCGAGCGCGACTTCCCGATGCTCGCCGCCCTCGCCCTGCAGGGCCGCTTCCCGCTGCAGGACTTCGTCACCGAGACCGTGGGCCTGGGCGACGTCGAGGCCGCGTTCGCCGCCATGGGCCGCGGGGACGTGCTGCGGTCGGTGGTGGTGCTGTGA
- a CDS encoding MBL fold metallo-hydrolase: MSAPQPSTTGGLRLDRSTSEGTFSLDGQTFDVENNVLVLGDDAECLVVDAPHDLGAIAEVVGDRRVVAVVCTHAHDDHVRLAPAAGERFAAPVLLHRDDLALWTLTHPAAAPTELLEDGQVITVAGAEVHVLHTPGHSPGSVCLYVPALETVLTGDTLFAGGPGATGRSFSDFPTIITSIRERVLALPPGTTVVPGHGATTTVGDEAPHLQEWIDRGH; the protein is encoded by the coding sequence GTGAGCGCCCCCCAGCCCTCCACGACGGGCGGGCTGCGCCTGGACCGGAGCACCTCCGAGGGCACCTTCAGCCTCGACGGGCAGACCTTCGACGTCGAGAACAACGTGCTGGTGCTCGGGGACGACGCGGAGTGCCTCGTCGTCGACGCCCCGCACGACCTCGGTGCGATCGCCGAGGTCGTCGGGGACCGGCGCGTGGTGGCCGTCGTCTGCACCCACGCCCACGACGACCACGTGCGCCTGGCCCCCGCGGCCGGTGAGCGCTTCGCCGCACCGGTGCTGCTGCACCGCGACGACCTCGCCCTGTGGACGCTGACGCACCCGGCGGCGGCTCCGACCGAGCTCCTCGAGGACGGGCAGGTCATCACCGTGGCCGGTGCCGAGGTGCACGTGCTGCACACGCCGGGCCACTCCCCCGGCTCGGTCTGCCTCTACGTCCCCGCGCTGGAGACGGTGCTGACGGGCGACACGCTGTTCGCGGGCGGCCCCGGCGCCACGGGACGGTCCTTCAGCGACTTCCCGACGATCATCACCTCGATCCGCGAGCGGGTGCTCGCGCTGCCGCCGGGCACCACCGTGGTGCCCGGGCACGGCGCGACGACGACGGTCGGCGACGAGGCCCCGCACCTGCAGGAGTGGATCGACAGGGGCCACTGA
- a CDS encoding GntR family transcriptional regulator has protein sequence MADGRGAAGPAGSAGGAGLEVRLDRAAGAPAPWQQVHDQVVAAVDDGRLVPGDRLPTVRALAEELGVAAGTVARAYRALEASDVVSTASRAGTVVRDRTAQRGDAAARAAAASLARECLAAGLDDDAALSLLRGALAAARGR, from the coding sequence GTGGCAGACGGTCGCGGGGCCGCTGGGCCCGCGGGGAGCGCCGGCGGCGCGGGCCTCGAGGTGCGCCTCGACCGCGCTGCCGGGGCGCCCGCACCGTGGCAGCAGGTGCACGACCAGGTGGTCGCCGCGGTCGACGACGGGCGGCTGGTCCCCGGTGACCGGCTCCCCACGGTGCGGGCGCTGGCCGAGGAGCTCGGCGTGGCCGCCGGCACCGTGGCGCGCGCCTACCGGGCGCTGGAGGCGTCCGACGTCGTGAGCACCGCGAGCCGAGCGGGAACCGTGGTGCGCGACCGCACCGCGCAGCGGGGTGACGCCGCAGCCCGCGCGGCGGCGGCGTCGCTGGCGCGCGAGTGCCTCGCGGCGGGTCTCGACGACGACGCCGCGCTGTCGCTCCTGCGCGGGGCCCTCGCGGCCGCCCGAGGCCGGTGA
- a CDS encoding ferritin-like domain-containing protein, with protein MFGKQLVTDMISRSAESGADRRAFLRTAGVVGLGVVGTTAVAAPASAHGTTPGGGGGGAGGISDGAILNFALNLEYLEAEFYSRAFYGRGLDDGLTTGKLNRGDVNGGHKVQFKSKLVRGIAEEIANDEIAHVKFLRGALGGAAVARPAIDFTGAFTAAAKAAGLIKDGQTFDAFADDTSFLLGAFLFEDVGVTAYKGGAPLISSKTYLDAAAGILAVEAYHAGAVRTVIYTEGLADAANKISDARDSLDGKTDLDQGVSQAGGRINITPVDGNAIAFSRTPQQVHNIAYLTPAQGVRKGGFFPAGTNNQDSRLTTT; from the coding sequence ATGTTCGGCAAGCAGCTCGTCACGGACATGATCTCGCGCAGCGCGGAGAGCGGCGCAGACCGCCGCGCCTTCCTGCGCACGGCCGGCGTGGTCGGCCTCGGCGTCGTCGGGACCACCGCTGTCGCGGCCCCCGCCTCGGCGCACGGCACGACGCCAGGGGGCGGGGGTGGAGGAGCGGGTGGCATCAGCGACGGGGCGATCCTCAACTTCGCCCTCAACCTCGAGTACCTCGAGGCGGAGTTCTACTCCCGCGCGTTCTACGGCCGCGGCCTCGACGACGGCCTCACCACGGGCAAGCTGAACCGCGGGGACGTCAACGGCGGCCACAAGGTGCAGTTCAAGAGCAAGCTGGTGCGCGGCATCGCCGAGGAGATCGCCAACGACGAGATCGCGCACGTGAAGTTCCTGCGCGGAGCTCTCGGCGGGGCCGCCGTCGCCCGCCCTGCCATCGACTTCACCGGCGCGTTCACCGCGGCGGCGAAGGCGGCGGGCCTCATCAAGGACGGCCAGACCTTCGACGCCTTCGCCGACGACACGAGCTTCCTCCTGGGCGCCTTCCTCTTCGAGGACGTCGGCGTCACCGCCTACAAGGGCGGCGCGCCGCTCATCAGCAGCAAGACCTACCTCGACGCCGCCGCGGGCATCCTCGCCGTGGAGGCGTACCACGCGGGGGCGGTGCGGACCGTCATCTACACCGAGGGCCTGGCCGACGCCGCGAACAAGATCTCCGACGCCCGCGACTCCCTCGACGGCAAGACCGACCTCGACCAGGGCGTCTCCCAGGCCGGCGGGCGCATCAACATCACCCCCGTCGACGGCAACGCCATCGCCTTCAGCCGCACCCCGCAGCAGGTGCACAACATCGCCTACCTCACCCCGGCGCAGGGCGTCCGCAAGGGCGGCTTCTTCCCCGCCGGCACGAACAACCAGGACTCCCGCCTCACCACCACCTGA
- a CDS encoding superoxide dismutase: MAEYTLPDLPYDYTALEPHISGAIMQLHHDKHHATYVAGVNTALEQMAEAREKNSFGSITGLEKNLAFNLGGHINHSIFWPNMSPDGGDKPVGDLAAAIDEFFGSFDGFRAHFTANALGIQGSGWSILAWDSVGSRLVIVQLYDQQGNVPVSLTPVLMLDMWEHAFYLDYKNVKPDYVKAWWNIVNWADVAARFEAARTKTSGLVVPA, from the coding sequence GTGGCGGAGTACACGCTGCCCGACCTGCCCTACGACTACACCGCGCTCGAGCCGCACATCAGCGGCGCGATCATGCAGCTGCACCACGACAAGCACCACGCCACCTACGTCGCCGGAGTCAACACCGCCCTGGAGCAGATGGCCGAGGCCCGCGAGAAGAACAGCTTCGGCTCCATCACCGGGCTGGAGAAGAACCTCGCCTTCAACCTCGGCGGGCACATCAACCACTCCATCTTCTGGCCCAACATGTCCCCCGACGGCGGCGACAAGCCCGTCGGAGACCTGGCCGCCGCCATCGACGAGTTCTTCGGCTCCTTCGACGGCTTCCGCGCCCACTTCACCGCCAACGCCCTCGGCATCCAGGGCTCGGGCTGGTCCATCCTCGCCTGGGACTCCGTCGGCTCCCGCCTGGTCATCGTCCAGCTGTACGACCAGCAGGGCAACGTCCCGGTCAGCCTGACCCCGGTGCTCATGCTCGACATGTGGGAGCACGCGTTCTACCTGGACTACAAGAACGTCAAGCCCGACTACGTCAAGGCCTGGTGGAACATCGTCAACTGGGCCGACGTCGCCGCCCGCTTCGAGGCCGCCCGGACCAAGACCTCCGGCCTGGTCGTCCCCGCCTGA
- the ispF gene encoding 2-C-methyl-D-erythritol 2,4-cyclodiphosphate synthase produces the protein MSLPRVGVGVDVHALAPPGSDRPLRVAGLDWPGERGLDGHSDADVAAHAACDALFSAAGIGDLGAHFGTAEPRWAGAAGVVLLAEAARRVRETGYEIGNVAVQVVGNRPKIGSRRAEAEAALSAACGAPVSVSGTTTDALGLTGRGEGVAAIATALVVAVGSSA, from the coding sequence GTGAGCCTCCCGAGGGTGGGGGTCGGGGTGGACGTCCACGCCCTCGCCCCTCCGGGGTCCGACCGGCCTCTGCGCGTGGCGGGACTCGACTGGCCCGGCGAGCGCGGGCTCGACGGCCACTCCGACGCCGACGTCGCCGCGCACGCCGCGTGTGACGCGCTGTTCTCGGCCGCCGGCATCGGGGACCTCGGCGCGCACTTCGGCACCGCCGAGCCCCGGTGGGCCGGTGCCGCCGGCGTGGTGCTGCTCGCCGAGGCCGCCCGCCGCGTGCGGGAGACCGGCTACGAGATCGGCAACGTCGCCGTCCAGGTGGTCGGCAACCGTCCCAAGATCGGCAGCCGTCGCGCTGAGGCCGAGGCGGCCCTGTCGGCGGCCTGCGGGGCCCCCGTGTCGGTCTCCGGCACCACGACGGACGCCCTGGGCCTCACCGGGCGCGGCGAGGGCGTCGCCGCCATCGCCACGGCCCTCGTGGTCGCCGTCGGGTCCTCTGCCTGA
- the ispD gene encoding 2-C-methyl-D-erythritol 4-phosphate cytidylyltransferase yields the protein MSTGCVLVAAGSGTRLAAGSPKAFVVLDGRPLLVHAAERVLRSGVCQHLVLVVPDGRQDESTALVSGLAGAEGVVLRAVAGGADRRSSVAAGLAALPADVDVVLVHDAARCLTPPEQVAEVERAVRTGAAAVVPGVPVSDTVRAVDVEGVPRGGPIDRTSLRLVQTPQGFRREVIERAHALASEHGLPAALAATDDASLAELLGAPVTVVPGREEAFKVTRPLDLALATAVLAQERAAGATS from the coding sequence CTGAGCACGGGCTGCGTCCTCGTCGCCGCCGGGTCCGGGACCCGGCTGGCGGCGGGGTCACCGAAGGCGTTCGTCGTCCTCGACGGACGCCCCCTGCTCGTCCACGCCGCGGAGCGCGTCCTGCGCTCCGGGGTGTGCCAGCACCTGGTCCTGGTGGTGCCCGACGGCCGCCAGGACGAGTCCACCGCCCTCGTCTCCGGCCTCGCCGGGGCCGAGGGCGTCGTGCTGCGGGCCGTGGCGGGCGGCGCCGACCGGCGCTCGTCGGTCGCCGCTGGCCTGGCGGCGCTGCCCGCGGACGTCGACGTCGTGCTCGTCCACGACGCCGCCCGCTGCCTCACCCCGCCCGAGCAGGTGGCCGAGGTGGAGCGGGCGGTGCGCACGGGCGCGGCGGCCGTGGTCCCGGGCGTCCCCGTCAGCGACACCGTCCGCGCCGTCGACGTCGAGGGGGTGCCCCGAGGGGGACCCATCGACAGGACGTCGCTCCGGCTCGTGCAGACCCCGCAGGGCTTCCGGCGCGAGGTCATCGAGCGGGCGCACGCCCTGGCCTCCGAGCACGGGCTTCCCGCGGCCCTGGCGGCCACCGACGACGCGTCGCTGGCGGAGCTGCTGGGCGCGCCCGTGACCGTCGTCCCCGGCCGCGAGGAGGCCTTCAAGGTGACCCGTCCGCTCGACCTGGCCCTCGCCACGGCCGTGCTCGCCCAGGAGCGCGCCGCGGGAGCCACCTCGTGA
- a CDS encoding CarD family transcriptional regulator, with protein MAFKVGETVVYPHHGAALIEEIKNRTIRGEDKVYLRLKVAQGDLTIEVPAENCDLVGVRDVVDRAGVDRVFGVLRQPYTEEPTNWSRRYKANLEKLASGDVIKVAEVVRDLYRRDQDRGLSAGEKRMLAKARQILVSELALAEKTEESRAEALLDEVLAS; from the coding sequence ATGGCATTCAAGGTCGGCGAGACGGTCGTCTACCCCCACCACGGGGCCGCCCTCATCGAAGAGATCAAGAACCGCACGATCCGTGGCGAGGACAAGGTCTACCTCCGCCTCAAGGTCGCCCAGGGCGACCTGACCATCGAGGTCCCGGCGGAGAACTGCGACCTCGTCGGCGTCCGCGACGTCGTGGACCGCGCCGGTGTCGACAGGGTCTTCGGGGTGCTGCGCCAGCCGTACACCGAGGAGCCGACCAACTGGTCGCGCCGCTACAAGGCCAACCTGGAGAAGCTCGCCTCGGGCGACGTCATCAAGGTGGCCGAGGTCGTCCGCGACCTCTACCGCCGCGACCAGGACCGCGGCCTGTCCGCGGGTGAGAAGCGCATGCTCGCCAAGGCGCGCCAGATCCTCGTCTCCGAGCTCGCGCTCGCGGAGAAGACCGAGGAGTCGCGCGCAGAGGCCCTCCTCGACGAGGTCCTCGCCAGCTGA
- a CDS encoding response regulator transcription factor produces MTRVLLVEDEESFSDPLSYLLRREGYEVEVAADGPSALAAFDRSGADLVLLDLMLPGVPGTEVCRQLRVRSAVPVIMLTAKDSEVDVVVGLELGADDYVTKPYSARELLARVRAVLRRRSEPEDLLPSAVEVGPVRMDVDRHVVTVRGEAVRLPLKEFELLELLLRNAGRVLTRGQLIDRVWGSDYVGDTKTLDVHVKRLRAKVEEDPSDPRFLVTVRGLGYKVEAPGA; encoded by the coding sequence ATGACGAGGGTGCTGCTGGTCGAGGACGAGGAGTCGTTCAGCGACCCCCTGTCGTACCTGCTCCGCCGCGAGGGGTACGAGGTGGAGGTGGCCGCGGACGGCCCGTCCGCCCTGGCCGCCTTCGACCGCAGCGGGGCCGACCTCGTGCTGCTCGACCTCATGCTCCCGGGCGTCCCCGGGACGGAGGTCTGCCGGCAGCTGAGGGTCCGCAGCGCCGTGCCGGTCATCATGCTCACCGCCAAGGACTCCGAGGTCGACGTGGTGGTGGGCCTCGAGCTGGGCGCCGACGACTACGTCACCAAGCCGTACTCGGCCCGCGAGCTGCTCGCCCGGGTGCGGGCGGTGCTGCGGCGCCGCAGCGAGCCGGAGGACCTCCTGCCCTCCGCCGTGGAGGTGGGCCCGGTGCGCATGGACGTGGACCGCCACGTCGTCACGGTGCGCGGCGAGGCGGTCCGGCTCCCGCTCAAGGAGTTCGAGCTGCTCGAGCTGCTGCTGCGCAACGCCGGCCGCGTGCTGACCCGCGGCCAGCTCATCGACAGGGTCTGGGGCTCGGACTACGTGGGCGACACCAAGACCCTCGACGTCCACGTCAAGCGCCTGCGCGCCAAGGTCGAGGAGGACCCCTCGGACCCGCGCTTCCTGGTGACCGTCCGCGGACTGGGCTACAAGGTCGAGGCCCCGGGCGCCTGA